Proteins from a genomic interval of Rosa chinensis cultivar Old Blush chromosome 2, RchiOBHm-V2, whole genome shotgun sequence:
- the LOC112186938 gene encoding probable WRKY transcription factor 72: MPNSNSTAAAEETKVESFGCQEGHSEEENYELVNAKAEMNEVRKENARLKKTLEHMMKDYQSLQSRFFDILKQESHSKKATMSASTSHIKIEEAHDQLLSLCLGRSPRDPKNISDESRLVQVDHHQDLKANLTLELGSKLQLPTELVLSGPIPENSSEEPKEAEASPSSTKTPRTIGSEDDEASQQANAAKRARVSVRARCDTPTMNDGCQWRKYGQKIAKGNPCPRAYYRCTVAPACPVRKQVQRCVDDMSILITTYEGTHNHPLPMTATSIASTTSAAASMLLSGSSTSQLPGLGSSFGLFDNSRQQQLYLSKFSSSPLLPTVTLDLTSSPSPSSTQYRTFRPSVSFCSSESNINLPTSWGNGYPKFGTPFDRKNQECFQPNHQPSSQVSLTETLTKAITSDPNFKSVIAVALSSMVGGGAASYGSQGVGERLGQHLTQNAKGSASSIFNSLSSSGSQKGNLTLLQPPLPFPESKSTSSSPAIRDKSL, encoded by the exons ATGCCAAACTCTAATTCAACTGCAGCAGCTGAAGAAACGAAGGTTGAATCCTTTGGCTGCCAAGAAGGGCACAGTGAGGAG gaGAATTATGAACTTGTTAATGCCAAAGCCGAAATGAATGAGGTCAGAAAAGAAAATGCGAGGCTGAAAAAGACGTTAGAGCATATGATGAAGGATTACCAGTCCCTACAGTCGCGCTTTTTCGACATCCTCAAACAAGAGTCTCATTCCAAGAAGGCTACAATGAGTGCCAGCACTTCTCATATCAAAATCGAAGAAGCTCATGATCAGCTCTTGTCTCTTTGCCTTGGAAGAAGTCCAAGAGACCCTAAAAATATTAGTGATGAGAGCAGACTTGTACAAGTTGATCATCACCAAGACTTGAAGGCCAACCTTACTCTTGAATTAGGCTCTAAATTGCAGTTGCCGACCGAGCTTGTATTGAGCGGTCCAATTCCCGAGAATAGTTCCGAAGAGCCTAAGGAAGCAGAAGCGTCCCCATCAAGTACTAAAACACCAAGGACAATAGGAAGCGAAGATGATGAAGCTTCGCAGCAGGCCAATGCTGCAAAAAGAGCTAGGGTTTCCGTGAGAGCTCGATGTGATACCCCCACG ATGAATGATGGATGCCAATGGAGAAAATATGGACAGAAGATTGCGAAAGGAAATCCATGCCCCCGAGCATACTATCGATGCACGGTTGCACCAGCATGCCCTGTTAGAAAGCAG GTGCAAAGATGTGTTGATGACATGTCTATCTTGATCACCACCTACGAAGGAACCCACAACCATCCACTTCCAATGACAGCCACTTCCATTGCTTCCACCACCTCTGCCGCGGCTTCCATGTTATTGTCCGGTTCTTCAACATCTCAGCTTCCAGGTCTTGGTTCCAGTTTTGGTCTCTTTGATAATTCCAGACAACAACAGCTctacttgtctaaattttcctCATCTCCTTTGCTACCCACGGTTACTCTAGACCTCACATCCTCTCCATCCCCTTCATCAACCCAATACCGCACATTTCGTCCAAGTGTTAGCTTTTGTTCCTCAGAATCCAACATCAATTTACCAACCAGTTGGGGCAATGGGTACCCTAAATTCGGGACACCGTTTGACAGAAAGAACCAAGAGTGTTTCCAACCCAATCACCAACCCTCTTCTCAGGTGTCCTTAACAGAGACATTGACTAAGGCAATCACATCAGACCCAAATTTCAAGTCGGTAATTGCTGTAGCACTTTCATCCATGGTTGGAGGTGGTGCTGCAAGTTATGGAAGCCAAGGAGTAGGGGAAAGATTAGGGCAACACTTGACACAGAATGCGAAAGGCAGCGCATCAAGCATTTTCAACAGTCTGTCATCTTCCGGTTCTCAGAAGGGAAACTTGACGCTTCTCCAGCCTCCACTGCCATTTCCCGAGTCCAAGAGCACTTCGTCTTCCCCTGCCATCAGGGATAAAAGTCTCTAA